Genomic segment of Drosophila ananassae strain 14024-0371.13 chromosome 2L, ASM1763931v2, whole genome shotgun sequence:
gacTTTCGATGCGGATCTACGAGGATTAGTTCCCATGAATGGTACttctttttacatatttttgaaTGACAAAAACTGTGACGAAAGCGACAATCGTACTTTTCCAAGGgataccatcatgattttggccaaaattggggccaaaatttaattttaggaaATTAAAGCCTCCATTGATGCAGATCCACTCGgtttagttccctgattcataaatggtaatCCGTTTTTAAATACGATTAAAAGTATTTCAGATATTTACCGAAAAGTgcgttttccaaggggtaccatcataatttggcccaaaaatggagccaaaatttaattttaagggtcctttgatgcagatcgacagGGATTAGTTTCTTATTTATGGTTTTTCAAACGGAAACGAAAAGATTGCACTTTGCATTATGATTTATTCCAAACTCTAAACCCAACTCGTAAAATGatgatttttaaattaaaaataattttaaaagaaattcgaaaaaaagtttaatatttttaaatgaacagtttattatttaatataatcaGTTCACAGCGATAAATATCGATATCTTTTTTCTTTCTTACTCATCTCTAAGCAACAGCTGTGCATTTCTTgtgaaaatttgttttatttgagcatccttaaaaaaaacatCGATGGGCACAAAACGTCGAAATATCGAGGACGAGTTGTCCCGCTTTGAGGCGGAGATATCAAAGCCTCCTGCTCGTAATCTTTTCGTGCCCAACCAGGTGCGTCCAATCATCGCCGCCAACACCTTTAACAATGTACAGCAGAAGCTGCAGCAACACCAACCGTCAGGAAGCGGGACCAGATTGACAGTGCCGCCGCCACCGATTCCACCACCACCTACATTTATGTCAACTTTCGTTCCTACTGGCACTTCCGGCGGATCTTCCTCATCAAATTCCGCACCCAGCAAACCTTTGACCGCCACACCTGTGGTCCTCAGCAGTGCTCCAAAACTGTACCAGTGTCGTCAGTCTGTCCACGTGCCTACTGTGGCTACCGCACCGTCGATTGATATCAATGCGGTACAGTTTGATGTTACGCAAAAGCTAAAGAAACTCAAAGCGGAGAAGTCGGGTCCAAATCCTATCGCCGAGGAGGCCATCAAGGCTGCCCGAGCTTCCTCCGCGCTGCAATCGTTTCAGGCTACGGAACGTAAAAAGAAAGACCGCAAAACTGTGCGGATTGCAGGAGGTAGTGTCTGGGAGGATTCTTCACTAGCCGATTGGCCCGATGATGACTTCAGAATTTTCTGTGGCGATCTCGGAAACGATGTTAATGACGAGGTTCTTACTCGTACCTTTAATAAGTTTCCCTCATTCCAACGAGCAAGAGTGGTCCGCGACAAGCGGACAGGGAAAAGCAAAGGATTTGGCTTTGTCAGCTTTCGGGAGCCGGCCGACTTCATTCGGGCCATGAAGGAAATGGACGGGCGCTATGTGGGCAGCCGTCCCATTAAACTGCGCAAGAGCACCTGGCGCCAGAGGAGTTTGGATGTGGTCAAGAAGAAGGAACGCGAAAAGCAGGTACTGCTGCAGGCATTTAATTCGATGAACTGAATTTGGAGTACGTCGTACGTCTGTACATCTAATTGTTTAGGCTAGTTTCGGTCGCTTTGATGtagcaaattttttttggaactTGCTGCCAAAGATGAGCAATAAAATTACTTTTAGCAATTGACATGATGCGATTTTTATTGAAGTATCTACTGACTAACCCTAACCGAAAAGAGTTGACCCTAAGCGCAGCGCAGCTGTGCAACAACTTGTTTAaccatttttaaattgaaaatacagCTTCAACGGCGATGACTTGTTAAGCTAATAGGATAGTAAATGGAACGCGGTTATTGACTACATAATACGTAAAGCTTTTAGTACCATTTGGATTGTTCTTTATTCTCAAGCAGTGGTCTTCGCACCTCGATGCCTCCGTTAACCTGCTCTTCGTCCTCCTCACTTGGTTTTAGTCGTTGGTATTCATTTTTTCTGTTACTGGGCCACCGAACCAACGGTTTACCAGCGTCTGGCCCAAAGATGGATGGGTAGTATTGCCTATAGCTCACATATCCCGCAAAAAGGCCAATAATGCCGCCAAATGTGACATCTTGCCAGTGGTGATGATAATCGCAGGTGCGGCTGACGGCAACCATCAATGCAATCATTAAAGGAATCACTGAAAGGCAAAGCCTCCAGGTGTGTCCGCGTCCCCGCGCATCAAAGGCGTGCAGCTTGGCGCCCACATAATACGCAATGAATCCAAAACTGGCAAAGGCGACTAGGAAGatttatgaaaattaaattaattcaCATTATCATTCCTTTATCCCATACTTACacgtatatatgtatatcatATACTTACACGACGAATGTCCGCTGGGAAAGCTCTTTCTGCCCTCGTTTATCTCACTGGGAATCCCTGTACAATTAAAGTCAAGGATTGAAGCATCCCATCCCATTTCTGTATGGTTATTTAGCACCATCACCCCATCTGGAAAACAGCGATAGA
This window contains:
- the LOC6494490 gene encoding RNA-binding protein 42, which translates into the protein MGTKRRNIEDELSRFEAEISKPPARNLFVPNQVRPIIAANTFNNVQQKLQQHQPSGSGTRLTVPPPPIPPPPTFMSTFVPTGTSGGSSSSNSAPSKPLTATPVVLSSAPKLYQCRQSVHVPTVATAPSIDINAVQFDVTQKLKKLKAEKSGPNPIAEEAIKAARASSALQSFQATERKKKDRKTVRIAGGSVWEDSSLADWPDDDFRIFCGDLGNDVNDEVLTRTFNKFPSFQRARVVRDKRTGKSKGFGFVSFREPADFIRAMKEMDGRYVGSRPIKLRKSTWRQRSLDVVKKKEREKQVLLQAFNSMN
- the LOC6494469 gene encoding phospholipid phosphatase 5 isoform X2, producing MSSRKEGQETSSGKRTLSESSAEDITRTEREMWRNELSMNSESNSAQPENRKEQISSSNHPNRRLSDAVDVVLRIFLVITFFKLETMAAFKREIHQEELWLYKNPRRPDFVKGGELLFWVIVAPFLVTLLFYGFTKDRRDFRAASWAWTLALCMNVIPTSLLKITVGRPRPDYFYRCFPDGVMVLNNHTEMGWDASILDFNCTGIPSEINEGRKSFPSGHSSFAFASFGFIAYYVGAKLHAFDARGRGHTWRLCLSVIPLMIALMVAVSRTCDYHHHWQDVTFGGIIGLFAGYVSYRQYYPSIFGPDAGKPLVRWPSNRKNEYQRLKPSEEDEEQVNGGIEVRRPLLENKEQSKWY